A part of Micromonospora chersina genomic DNA contains:
- the glgB gene encoding 1,4-alpha-glucan branching protein GlgB: MEQLIAGQAHDPHATLGAHPADGHTTIRTLRRGATDVAVVAGDERHPMKRVHDGGVFEAVLPGEVLDYRVEVDGAVHDDPYRYPPTLGELDLHLIGEGRHERLWEALGARVFDEGVAFTVWAPNARGVRVVGDFTGWGPDDGWPMRSLGSSGVWEVFVPGATVGSRYKYRILGADGHWRDKADPMAVRTEVPPATASVVHHSRYAWGDTDWLARRARRQPHQEPMSVYEVHLGSWRPGLGYRELAEQLTAYVTELGFTHVEFLPVMEHPFGGSWGYQVTGYYAPTARFGDPDEFRHLVDRLHQAGIGVILDWVPAHFPKDEWALARFDGTPLYEHPDPRRGEHPDWGTYVFDFGRREVRNFLVANALYWLDEFHVDGLRVDAVASMLYLDYSRQEGQWAPNVHGGRENLEAIAFLQEVNATVYKHHAGVVMVAEESTAWPGVTRPTAEGGLGFGFKWNMGWMHDTLLYTSKDPIYRQHHHHQLTFSLAYAWSENYVLPISHDEVVHGKGSLTGKMPGDTWQRLANVRALLAYMWAHPGKQLLFMGCELADDREWSEERGLDWYLLHDPARAGVQRLVGDLNRVYRETPALWAQDTDPAGFRWIAGDDVANNTVSFIRIAPDGQTLVCVANFSALPLEGYRVGLPAGGAWTELLNTDAHHYGGSGVGNLGTVHAESVPWHGMPASAALRVPPLGVLWLRPA, translated from the coding sequence ATGGAGCAGCTGATCGCCGGCCAGGCGCACGACCCGCACGCCACGCTCGGCGCGCACCCCGCCGACGGGCACACCACCATCCGGACCCTGCGCCGGGGCGCGACCGACGTGGCCGTCGTCGCCGGCGACGAGCGGCACCCCATGAAGCGGGTGCACGACGGGGGCGTCTTCGAGGCCGTGCTGCCCGGCGAGGTGCTCGACTACCGGGTCGAGGTCGACGGCGCGGTGCACGACGACCCCTACCGCTACCCGCCCACCCTCGGGGAGCTGGACCTGCACCTGATCGGCGAGGGCCGGCACGAACGGCTCTGGGAGGCGCTCGGCGCCCGGGTCTTCGACGAGGGCGTGGCGTTCACCGTGTGGGCGCCCAACGCCCGCGGGGTGCGGGTCGTCGGCGACTTCACCGGCTGGGGTCCCGACGACGGCTGGCCGATGCGCTCACTCGGCTCCAGCGGGGTGTGGGAGGTCTTCGTGCCCGGCGCGACAGTGGGCAGCCGGTACAAGTACCGGATCCTGGGCGCCGACGGGCACTGGCGGGACAAGGCCGACCCGATGGCGGTTCGCACCGAGGTGCCGCCCGCCACCGCCTCCGTGGTGCACCACTCCCGGTACGCCTGGGGCGACACCGACTGGCTCGCCCGCCGGGCGCGCCGGCAGCCGCACCAGGAACCCATGAGCGTGTACGAGGTCCACCTCGGCTCCTGGCGCCCCGGCCTCGGCTACCGCGAACTGGCCGAGCAGCTCACCGCGTACGTCACCGAACTCGGCTTCACCCACGTCGAGTTCCTGCCCGTCATGGAGCACCCCTTCGGCGGCTCCTGGGGCTACCAGGTCACCGGCTACTACGCCCCCACCGCCCGGTTCGGCGACCCCGACGAGTTCCGCCACCTGGTCGACCGGCTGCACCAGGCCGGCATCGGAGTCATCCTCGACTGGGTGCCGGCGCACTTCCCCAAGGACGAGTGGGCCCTCGCCCGCTTCGACGGCACCCCCCTCTACGAGCACCCCGACCCGCGCCGCGGCGAGCACCCCGACTGGGGCACGTACGTCTTCGACTTCGGCCGCCGCGAGGTCCGCAACTTCCTGGTCGCCAACGCCCTCTACTGGCTGGACGAGTTCCACGTCGACGGGCTGCGGGTCGACGCGGTCGCCTCGATGCTCTACCTGGACTACTCCCGCCAGGAGGGCCAGTGGGCGCCCAACGTGCACGGCGGCCGGGAGAACCTGGAGGCCATCGCGTTCCTCCAGGAGGTCAACGCCACCGTCTACAAGCACCACGCCGGTGTGGTGATGGTCGCCGAGGAGTCCACCGCCTGGCCCGGTGTCACCCGCCCCACCGCCGAGGGCGGGCTGGGCTTCGGCTTCAAGTGGAACATGGGCTGGATGCACGACACCCTGCTCTACACCTCCAAGGACCCGATCTACCGGCAGCACCACCACCATCAGCTCACCTTCTCCCTGGCGTACGCCTGGAGCGAGAACTACGTGCTGCCCATCAGCCACGACGAGGTGGTGCACGGCAAGGGCTCCCTGACCGGCAAGATGCCCGGCGACACGTGGCAGCGGCTGGCCAACGTCCGGGCGCTGCTCGCGTACATGTGGGCGCACCCCGGCAAGCAACTGCTCTTCATGGGCTGCGAACTCGCCGACGACCGCGAGTGGAGCGAGGAGCGCGGCCTCGACTGGTACCTGCTGCACGACCCGGCGCGCGCCGGCGTGCAGCGCCTCGTCGGCGACCTCAACCGCGTCTACCGGGAGACCCCGGCGCTCTGGGCGCAGGACACCGACCCCGCCGGCTTCCGCTGGATCGCCGGGGACGACGTCGCCAACAACACCGTCTCGTTCATCCGGATCGCCCCCGACGGCCAGACCCTCGTCTGCGTGGCCAACTTCTCCGCGCTGCCACTGGAGGGCTACCGGGTCGGCCTGCCCGCCGGCGGCGCCTGGACCGAACTGCTCAACACCGACGCCCACCACTACGGCGGGTCCGGGGTGGGCAACCTCGGCACGGTGCACGCCGAGAGCGTGCCGTGGCACGGCATGCCGGCCTCAGCGGCGCTGCGGGTGCCGCCCCTCGGCGTCCTCTGGCTCCGCCCCGCCTGA
- the yaaA gene encoding peroxide stress protein YaaA, which translates to MLILLPPSEGKAEAGTGRRLDLSKLSLPELNPAREEVLAALVDLCAGPDEAAAREALGLSEGQRGELRRNARLRAAATAPAGRIYTGVLYEALDLATLPPAAERLARRSVLVSSGLWGAVRLTDRIPPYRCPVGARLPGVGALSAYWRAALAGAMAAAAGKGPVLDLRSGAYAATWAPRGAVAERTVTVRVLHEREVDGVPTRSVVSHFNKATKGRLVRDLLTAGAGPRTADALVGALRELKYQVEEQPRAAGRPRQVDVVVTEL; encoded by the coding sequence ATGCTCATCCTGCTGCCCCCGTCGGAGGGGAAGGCCGAGGCCGGCACCGGCCGGCGGCTGGACCTGTCGAAGCTCTCCCTGCCGGAGCTGAACCCGGCCCGGGAGGAGGTGCTCGCCGCCCTCGTCGACCTCTGCGCCGGCCCGGACGAGGCGGCGGCTCGCGAGGCGCTGGGCCTGAGCGAGGGGCAGCGCGGCGAGTTGCGGCGCAACGCGCGGCTGCGGGCGGCGGCCACCGCGCCGGCCGGGCGGATCTACACGGGGGTGCTCTACGAGGCGCTCGACCTGGCCACGCTGCCTCCGGCGGCCGAGCGGCTGGCCCGCCGCTCGGTGCTGGTCAGCTCGGGCCTGTGGGGCGCGGTGCGCCTCACCGACCGGATCCCGCCCTACCGCTGCCCGGTCGGGGCGCGGCTGCCGGGCGTCGGGGCGCTGTCGGCGTACTGGCGCGCGGCGCTGGCGGGGGCCATGGCGGCGGCCGCCGGGAAGGGTCCGGTGCTGGACCTGCGCTCCGGCGCGTACGCGGCCACCTGGGCGCCGCGCGGGGCGGTCGCCGAGCGCACCGTGACCGTGCGGGTGCTGCACGAGCGGGAGGTCGACGGGGTGCCGACCCGGTCGGTGGTGAGCCACTTCAACAAGGCCACCAAGGGCCGGCTGGTGCGCGACCTGCTCACCGCCGGTGCCGGACCGCGGACCGCCGACGCGCTGGTCGGGGCGCTGCGCGAGCTGAAGTACCAGGTCGAGGAGCAGCCGCGGGCGGCCGGTCGCCCCCGCCAGGTCGACGTGGTCGTCACCGAGCTCTGA
- a CDS encoding alpha-1,4-glucan--maltose-1-phosphate maltosyltransferase produces MTGRFPIEDVSPVVACGRYPAKAVVGEIVPVSARAYREGHDALGCNVVWLGPDGAARPFTRMRPGEPGQDRWHATIRPDAVGTWRFTVEAFQDPYLTWQNAVTKKLAAGQGPAELANDLAEGARVLEAALDLVPKDDLDRVRAAVDALRDDDEDLPRRVGPALDLAPLLWDHPVRELVTTGDEHSIWVDRPRALFSAWYEFFPRSEGAIPATVDAPARSGTFVTALDRLPGVAAMGFDVLYLPPIHPIGRVNRKGPNNALTAGPDDVGSPWAIGAAEGGHDAIHPDLGTPEDFRDFIAAAAEQGLEVAMDLALQCAPDHPWVTEHPEWFTTRADGSIAYAENPPKKYQDIYPLNFDNDPEGIRAEILRVVLHWVGEGIRIFRVDNPHTKPFDFWHWLIWEVKKVDPDVLFLAEAFTRPAIMHGLGKIGFTQSYTYFTWRTSAAEMREYCAELVAAADYMRPNFWPNTPDILHESLQHGGPPMFKIRAVLAALLSPSWGMYAGYELFEHVARPGAEEYLDNEKYELRPRDWAGAQEQGRSLAPFIATLNRVRRDNPALHRLRNLRFHDIDNPALLCWSKHDPDTGNTVIVVCSFDSRAVQWGNTTLDMPALGFDWHERFTVHDELTGADYDWGQRNAVRLDPYLQPAHVFTVRRPAPPAEPEAAPPAPAAPDLTVEDVPADLSGGTAPTAPAVKDDPRWSS; encoded by the coding sequence GTGACTGGACGGTTCCCGATCGAAGACGTCTCCCCCGTCGTCGCCTGCGGTCGCTACCCGGCCAAGGCGGTGGTCGGCGAGATCGTGCCCGTGTCGGCCCGCGCCTACCGCGAGGGCCACGACGCGCTCGGCTGCAACGTGGTCTGGCTCGGCCCGGACGGCGCCGCCCGCCCGTTCACCCGGATGCGCCCCGGCGAGCCCGGCCAGGACCGCTGGCACGCCACCATCCGCCCCGACGCGGTCGGCACCTGGCGGTTCACCGTGGAGGCGTTCCAGGATCCGTACCTGACCTGGCAGAACGCCGTAACCAAGAAGCTCGCCGCCGGCCAGGGCCCGGCCGAGCTGGCCAACGACCTGGCCGAGGGCGCCCGGGTCCTCGAAGCCGCCCTCGACCTCGTGCCGAAGGACGACCTCGACCGGGTCCGGGCCGCGGTCGACGCCCTGCGCGACGACGACGAGGACCTGCCCCGCCGGGTCGGCCCGGCGCTCGACCTGGCCCCGCTGCTCTGGGACCACCCCGTCCGCGAGCTGGTCACCACCGGCGACGAGCACAGCATCTGGGTCGACCGGCCGCGGGCGCTGTTCTCCGCCTGGTACGAGTTCTTCCCCCGCTCCGAGGGCGCCATCCCGGCCACCGTCGACGCGCCCGCCCGCTCTGGCACCTTCGTCACCGCCCTGGACCGGCTGCCCGGCGTCGCCGCCATGGGCTTCGACGTGCTCTACCTGCCGCCGATCCACCCGATCGGCCGGGTCAACCGCAAGGGCCCCAACAACGCGCTCACCGCCGGGCCGGACGACGTCGGCTCGCCCTGGGCGATCGGCGCCGCCGAGGGCGGCCACGACGCCATCCACCCCGACCTGGGTACGCCGGAGGACTTCCGCGACTTCATCGCGGCGGCCGCCGAGCAGGGGCTGGAGGTGGCCATGGACCTGGCGTTGCAGTGCGCCCCCGACCACCCGTGGGTGACCGAGCACCCGGAGTGGTTCACCACCCGGGCTGACGGCAGCATCGCGTACGCGGAGAACCCGCCGAAGAAGTACCAGGACATCTACCCGCTGAACTTCGACAACGACCCGGAGGGCATCCGGGCGGAGATCCTGCGGGTGGTGCTGCACTGGGTCGGCGAGGGCATCCGGATCTTCCGGGTCGACAACCCGCACACCAAGCCGTTCGACTTCTGGCACTGGCTGATCTGGGAGGTCAAGAAGGTCGACCCGGACGTGCTCTTCCTCGCCGAGGCGTTCACCCGCCCGGCGATCATGCACGGGCTCGGGAAGATCGGCTTCACCCAGTCGTACACCTATTTCACCTGGCGCACGTCGGCGGCCGAGATGCGGGAATACTGCGCGGAGCTGGTCGCGGCGGCCGACTACATGCGACCCAACTTCTGGCCGAACACGCCCGACATCCTGCACGAGTCGCTCCAGCACGGCGGCCCGCCGATGTTCAAGATCCGGGCGGTGCTGGCCGCGCTGCTCTCCCCCTCCTGGGGCATGTACGCCGGCTACGAGCTGTTCGAGCACGTCGCCCGCCCCGGCGCCGAGGAGTACCTGGACAACGAGAAGTACGAGCTGCGCCCCCGGGACTGGGCGGGCGCGCAGGAGCAGGGCCGGTCGCTCGCCCCGTTCATCGCCACCCTCAACCGGGTCCGCCGGGACAACCCCGCCCTGCACCGGCTGCGCAACCTGCGCTTCCACGACATCGACAACCCGGCGCTGCTCTGCTGGTCCAAGCACGACCCGGACACCGGCAACACGGTGATCGTGGTGTGCTCGTTCGACTCCCGCGCCGTGCAGTGGGGCAACACCACCCTGGACATGCCGGCGCTCGGCTTCGACTGGCACGAGCGGTTCACCGTGCACGACGAGCTGACCGGCGCCGACTACGACTGGGGGCAGCGCAACGCGGTGCGGCTCGACCCGTACCTGCAACCCGCGCACGTGTTCACCGTGCGGCGGCCCGCCCCGCCGGCCGAGCCCGAGGCCGCGCCGCCGGCCCCGGCGGCGCCCGACCTGACCGTCGAAGACGTACCCGCCGACCTCTCCGGCGGCACCGCCCCGACCGCACCGGCCGTGAAGGACGACCCACGATGGAGCAGCTGA
- the glgA gene encoding glycogen synthase, which yields MSDSARLRVDLLTREYPPEVYGGAGVHVEYLARELRRLADVRVHCFGAPRDEPGVTAYAEPAALAGANAALRTMGVDLEMAAGAAGTDVVHSHTWYANLAGHTAKLLHGVPHVVTAHSLEPLRPWKAEQLGGGYALSSWCERTAFEAANTVIAVSEGMRRDVLTAYPEVNPDRVRVVYNGIDTAQYAPDSGTDVVDRLGIDPARPSVVYVGRITRQKGLPYLLRAARELPPDTQLVLLAGAPDTPEIAAEVEGLVAELRANRSGVIWIAEMLPKHEVIQVLTHATIFVCPSVYEPMGIVNLEAMACETAVVATATGGIPEVVADGETGLLVPIEQAGDGSGRPLDPGRFVADLAATINDLLADPKRAEEFGLAGRRRAVEHFSWDTIAQRTLEVYRSVGAAG from the coding sequence ATGAGCGATTCCGCCCGGCTGCGTGTCGACCTGCTCACCCGCGAGTACCCGCCGGAGGTCTACGGCGGCGCCGGGGTGCACGTCGAGTACCTCGCGCGCGAGCTGCGCCGCCTCGCCGACGTGCGGGTGCACTGCTTCGGCGCGCCCCGCGACGAGCCCGGCGTCACCGCGTACGCCGAACCGGCCGCGCTGGCCGGCGCGAACGCCGCGCTGCGCACCATGGGCGTCGACCTGGAGATGGCCGCCGGCGCGGCCGGCACCGACGTGGTGCACAGCCACACCTGGTACGCCAACCTGGCCGGGCACACCGCGAAGCTGCTGCACGGGGTACCGCACGTGGTCACCGCGCACAGCCTGGAGCCGCTGCGCCCGTGGAAGGCCGAGCAGCTCGGCGGCGGCTACGCGCTCTCCTCCTGGTGCGAGCGCACCGCGTTCGAGGCCGCCAACACGGTCATCGCGGTCAGCGAGGGGATGCGGCGGGACGTGCTGACCGCGTACCCGGAGGTCAACCCCGACCGGGTGCGGGTCGTCTACAACGGCATCGACACCGCGCAGTACGCCCCGGACTCCGGCACCGACGTGGTGGACCGGCTCGGCATCGACCCGGCCCGCCCGAGCGTTGTCTACGTCGGCCGGATCACCCGGCAGAAGGGCCTGCCGTACCTGCTGCGGGCGGCCCGGGAACTGCCCCCCGACACCCAGCTCGTGCTGCTGGCCGGCGCCCCCGACACGCCGGAGATCGCCGCCGAGGTGGAGGGCCTGGTCGCCGAGCTGCGGGCCAATCGGTCGGGCGTGATCTGGATCGCCGAGATGCTGCCCAAGCACGAGGTGATCCAGGTGCTCACCCACGCCACCATCTTCGTCTGCCCGTCCGTCTACGAGCCGATGGGCATCGTCAACCTGGAGGCCATGGCCTGCGAGACCGCCGTGGTGGCCACCGCCACGGGCGGCATCCCCGAGGTGGTCGCCGACGGCGAGACCGGGCTGCTGGTCCCCATCGAGCAGGCCGGCGACGGCAGCGGCCGGCCGCTGGACCCGGGCCGCTTCGTGGCCGACCTGGCGGCGACGATCAACGACCTGCTGGCCGACCCGAAGCGGGCCGAGGAGTTCGGTCTCGCCGGCCGCCGCCGGGCCGTCGAACACTTCTCCTGGGACACCATCGCGCAGCGCACCCTCGAGGTGTACCGGTCGGTGGGCGCCGCCGGCTGA
- a CDS encoding App1 family protein translates to MPPTPPDQLAVPQLHRAARIEDALHGLVERRLRRTGWQVNIIAYAGYGAPGWARVLCRVLLGRPDTRQRGRLEKVRGWRSFTTLPAKYAKVTIEAGGATQEATADRSGFVDTVIKADFTPGWGCVRLSVADAEPVEALVRILDPEVRFGILSDIDDTVMVTALPRPLLAAWNTFVLDEHARAAVPGMAVLYERLVTAHPGAPVFYLSTGAWNVAPTLTRFLSRHLYPAGPLLLTDWGPTADRWFRSGREHKRATLARLAREFPDVRWLLIGDDGQHDQEIYREFAAAHPDNVAGVAIRRLSPTQSVLAGSLPTPPGRPSAGPVGQKWLAAPDGAGLWKLLREAGLV, encoded by the coding sequence GTGCCACCCACACCACCGGACCAACTGGCCGTGCCGCAACTGCACCGGGCCGCCCGCATCGAGGACGCGCTGCACGGCCTGGTGGAGCGCCGGCTGCGGCGCACCGGGTGGCAGGTCAACATCATCGCGTACGCCGGGTACGGCGCCCCCGGGTGGGCGCGGGTGCTCTGCCGGGTGCTGCTCGGCCGCCCCGACACCCGCCAGCGCGGCCGGCTGGAGAAGGTCCGCGGCTGGCGCAGCTTCACCACGCTGCCCGCCAAGTACGCGAAGGTCACCATCGAGGCGGGCGGCGCCACCCAGGAGGCGACAGCGGACCGCAGCGGCTTCGTCGACACCGTCATCAAGGCCGACTTCACGCCGGGCTGGGGCTGCGTACGCCTCAGCGTGGCCGACGCCGAACCCGTGGAGGCGCTGGTCCGCATCCTCGACCCGGAGGTCCGGTTCGGCATCCTCTCCGACATCGACGACACGGTCATGGTGACCGCGCTGCCCCGGCCGCTGCTCGCCGCCTGGAACACCTTCGTCCTCGACGAGCACGCCCGCGCCGCCGTCCCCGGCATGGCGGTGCTGTACGAGCGCCTCGTCACCGCCCACCCCGGCGCGCCGGTCTTCTACCTCTCCACCGGCGCCTGGAACGTCGCGCCGACGCTGACCCGGTTCCTCTCCCGGCACCTCTACCCGGCCGGTCCGCTGCTGCTCACCGACTGGGGGCCGACGGCCGACCGGTGGTTCCGCAGCGGCCGGGAACACAAGCGGGCCACCCTGGCCCGGCTGGCCCGGGAGTTCCCCGACGTCCGCTGGCTGCTCATCGGCGACGACGGGCAGCACGACCAGGAGATCTACCGCGAGTTCGCCGCCGCCCACCCGGACAACGTGGCCGGGGTGGCGATCCGCCGCCTCTCGCCCACCCAGTCGGTGCTCGCCGGCAGCCTGCCCACCCCACCCGGCCGCCCCTCGGCCGGCCCGGTGGGCCAGAAGTGGCTGGCCGCCCCCGACGGCGCCGGCCTCTGGAAACTCCTCCGCGAAGCCGGCCTGGTCTGA